The proteins below are encoded in one region of Helianthus annuus cultivar XRQ/B chromosome 2, HanXRQr2.0-SUNRISE, whole genome shotgun sequence:
- the LOC110895248 gene encoding uncharacterized protein LOC110895248: MGVTLMIEWMTMKVGDTLIGVMPTMQESTKMKSLAIKMPITLGRKSMAMGIEGMTVVGITANHETTTNGIEMKVCNTIRGHNFALEEVKLRLFQFSLKDKAKQWFLTLPANSICTWGEMQQAFLDEYYSMAKTDDARDEIRSFRQLSGEPLPEAFTRFREMMRRCPHHQIEKWELVKCFVRGLDDNTSNRLESMSNGTLLSNHEDDDWEFLERMSKRSKEKESADRAKKHPVSRSLPDLDSKDRISTLEREMAHIKKKEVNAVQFAVCEDCGDIGHTTDQCPTGPGEYTEEVNQVFGDRKNNDMNSNTYHPGLRNHPNFRYGNASNQMNPNFQSGNQGGYSHQTRQRGYNQDGHGLTNNQGGGGDLNAKMDAMLSMMQESKKENEIRDKLHEALAKQVGQLAEEMAQMRGSMGKLPSDTTVNPKHQSSSTGNVRNVHISAVSLLSNDEVCSGVESIPPQCVDGVVGNTRDELEIEERYPPKDERWENFKQAKINLPLLDDIKKVPAHVECLKELSIEKRHNKLPEPVDLISHVSAVLSSAIPQKAQDPGDPLIPIQIGTFKIERALLDLGARVSILPGSLYDQYDFGPLKNFDTPVVLADQTPTHPRGMVEDVIVKVDDCYYPVDFLLVDYVGCVEDTQPVVILGRPFLATANAIINCATGTVSMKFGDRELNLNVFPNFTNPLGEDKCPKKDMNPNKKVCAMVGRLEETRKKTVKKKKAKKLPVEKKKEDEVMKFGPFGNKWYESPVGDFEEFVGSKHAIRPP; this comes from the exons ATGGGGGTTACTTTGATGATCGAGTGGATGACGATGAAGGTTGGGGATACATTAATAGGGGTAATGCCTACAATGCAAGAGAGTACGAAGATGAAGAGTttggctatcaaaatgccaaTTACGTTGGGGAGGAAGAGTATGGCTATGGGAATAGAAGGAATGACGGTTGTGGGAATAACCGCCAACCACGAAACAACAACCAACGGAATCGAAATGAAGG TTTGTAATACTATTAGGGGACACAACTTTGCTCTAGAAGAAGTCAAACTTCGCTTATTCCAATTTTCACTAAAGGATAAAGCAAAGCAGTGGTTTCTTACACTCCCGGCCAATAGCATCTGCACATGGGGGGAAATGCAACAGGCGTTTTTAGACGAGTACTACTCTATGGCAAAGACTGATGATGCTCGTGATGAAATTCGGTCTTTTCGCCAATTATCAGGCGAACCGTTGCCTGAAGCCTTTACCAGATTTAGGGAAATGATGCGAAGATGCCCTCATCATCAAATCGAGAAGTGGGAGTTGGTTAAATGCTTTGTACGGGGTCTGGATGACAACACATCGAACCGACTTGAGTCGATGAGTAATGGGACTCTTCTGAGCAACCACGAagacgatgattgggagtttttaGAGCGGATGAGTAAGCGGTCAAAAgagaaagaatcggccgatagagcaaagAAACATCCCGTTTCCCGatcacttcccgatctcgattctAAGGATCGGATTTCTACTTTAGAGCGGGAAATGGCTCACATAAAAAAGAAGGAAGTAAACGCGGTGCAGTTTGCGGTGTGTGAGGATTGTGGAGATATTGGCCATACGACCGATCAATGCCCAACGGGGCCGGGTGAGTACACCGAGGAAGTCAATCAAGTGTTCGGGGATAGAAAGAACAATGACATGAACTCGAACACCTACCATCCCGGATTGAGAAACCATCCCAACTTCCGATATGGGAATGCCTCTAACCAAATGAATCCGAATTTCCAATCTGGAAATCAAGGCGGGTATTCGCACCAAACTCGCCAAAGAGGTTACAACCAAGATGGTCACGGGTTGACGAATAATCAAGGAGGTGGTGGTGATTTGAATGCAAAGATGGATGCAATGCTTTCGATGATGCAAGAGTCCAAGAAAGAGAATGAAATTCGGGATAAATTGCATGAAGCATTAGCAAAACAAGTGGGCCAACTTGCGGAGGAAATGGCACAAATGAGGGGGAGCATGGGAAAGCTCCCAAGTGACAccacggtgaaccctaagcatcaaagTTCAAGCACGGGCAATGTGAGGAATGTGCACATTAGCGCGGTAAGTCTTCTTTCAAATGATGAGGTTTGTAGTGGTGTTGAAAGCATTCCACCACAATGCGTTGATGGTGTAGTGGGAAATACAAGAGATGAGTTGGAAA TTGAGGAACGGTACCCACCGAAGGATGAGAGGTGGGAAAATTTTAAACAAGCAAAAATTAATTTACCGTTACTCGATGACATTAAAAAGGTTCCGGCTCATGTGGAATGCTTAAAGGAGTTAAGCATCGAAAAACGGCACAACAAATTACCCGAACCGGTTGATTTGATATCACATGTTAGTGCCGTTCTATCGAGTGCCATTCCTCAAAAAGCTCAAGATCCGGGAGATCCTCTTATTCCAATTCAAATTGGAACCTTCAAAATTGAGAGGGCGCTCCTCGATCTTGGAGCTCGTGTGAGCATTTTACCCGggagtttgtatgaccaatacgattttggtccattaAAAAATTTTGATACTCCTGTGGTATTGGCCGATCAGACTCCCACGCATCCAAGGGGGATGGTGGAGGATGTGATAGTTAAGGTGGATGATTGCTACTACCCAGTTGACTTTTTGCTAGTAGACTATGTTGGGTGTGTTGAGGATACCCAACCGGTAGTTATCTTGGGTAGACCGTTCTTGGCAACTGCTAATGCCATAATAAATTGTGCAACGGGAACGGTAAGCATGAAGTTTGGGGACCGGGAattaaatttaaatgtttttCCAAATTTCACTAACCCGCTCGGTGAGGATAAGTGTCCTAAAAAGGACATGAATCCAAACAAAAAGGTGTGTGCTATGGTTGGTAGGTTGGAAGAAACAAGGAAGAAAACAGTCAAGAAAAAGAAGGCGAAAAAGTTGCCTgtagaaaagaagaaggaagatgAGGTGATGAAATTTGGACCGTTTGGCAACAAATGGTATGAATCACCGGTGGGTGATTTCGAGGAGTTTGTAGGCAGCAAGCATGCCATTCGACCACCATGA